The DNA window ACAGGATGCTTGCGACGGTCGTGCCCAGCGTGGGCGCGAGCAGCTTGTAGGCGTCCTGGATTTCCTCCACCTGCTGGCCGGTGCGATGAAACGCCGCCGCGGCCAGAATGAGGATGGCGGCGTTGATGAACAGGGCGAACATCAAGGCAATGGTCGAATCCAGCGTGGCAAAACGGATTGCCTCGCGCTTGCCGGACGCGTTTTGCTCATACTTCCGCGTCTGCACGATGGAGGAATGCAGGTAGAGATTGTGCGGCATCACCGTGGCGCCCAGGATGCCGATCGCGATGTAAAGCATTTCGGGATTCTTGATGACCTCGAGCCGCGGCACGAACCCGCCCAGGATGCCGCTGAGGGACGGGCGGGACAGAATCAAGTCCACGGCAAAGCATCCGCCGATCACCAGAATGAGCGTGATGACAAAGGCCTCCACCCAGCGAAATCCCTTGTTTTGCAAATACATCACCGCCATCACGTCAAAAGCGGTGATCACACAGCCCCAGGCCAACGGCAGGCCAAACAACAGATTCAACGCGACTGCCGAGCCGATGACCTCCGCGAGATCACATGCGCAAATGGCGATTTCGCAGAGCAGCCAGAGAACATGCGTGACCGGCCGCGAGTAATGATCACGGCAGGCTTGCGCAAGGTCGCGCCCGGTGGCGATGCCCAAACGAGCCGCCAGTGATTGCAGGACGATGGCCATCAGGTTGGACAGTAGAATGACGCTGAGCAGGGTGTAGCCGAAACGTGAACCGCCGGCCAAGTCCGTCGCCCAATTGCCGGGATCCATGTAACCCACGGCCACGAGGTAGCCCGGGCCGGAAAACGCCAGCAGCTTCCGCCAGAAATTGAACCGCGCCGGCACGAGCACGGAGCGGTGAACTTCGGGCAGGCTTGGTGTCTCGCGCGACGAGCGCCAGCCGGTTTCCGCAACCGGCTTGGCTGGTTTATTCCCATTCATGGCTGGTGTGTCAACGTGCGGCTTCGTCCGGGGAATCCGCGTGCGCCACGCAGATCTGGCGCGCGAGATTGAAGGCGACGTGATGTTCCTTCGAGCCGACGCGCAGGTGGAGCGGACCTTCGAAGGGGGCCTTGCCGATGACCTCGATGCAGGCGGTGGGCCGGATGCCGAGCGAGGCAAGATAAGTCAGTTGAAGGGAGTCCTGCGCCATGACGCGCGACACGACCACGCATTCGCCCTCCCCGGCTTCGGCCAGACGCAGGGTGGTTTGCCGGGGCAGGGTGCCGTCCTTGGCCGGGATGGGGTCGCCATGCGGATCCGTTTCCGGATGGCCGAGCAGGGCGGCGATTTTATCCTCGAACTCCTCCGAGATGTGATGCTCCAGTTTTTCAGCCTCGGCGTGCACCTTGTCCCAGGAATATCCGAGCGCCTCGGCCAGGTAGAGCTCCAGCAGGCGATGATGCCGGATGATTTCCAGCGCAATCTTGCGTCCGGCGGTTGTCAGCACCACCCCATGATAGGGGGCATGCTTCACGAGTTTGAGTTCTGCCAGTTTTTTCAGCATGCCCGTCACGCTGGGCGCCGATACATCGAGCCGCTCGGCCAACAGCACGGTGGTTGCCTCGCCCTGGTCAGCTTCCACCAGAAAGATGGCCTTCAAGTAATCTTCCACCGCCTCGGTGCGCATAACATAATTTAGGCAAAACTAATAAATTATTTAGGAATGTCAATCCGAGATTGGGCAGGGTGTGGCGGTGGAATTGCCCGGTTGTCCGCGGCGGCCGCCTCGGGCAGGATGGCCGGGTGAAACTCGTGGATGTGCAACAGGTCGGAAACGAATTGGCAATTAAATGGGCGGACGGCACGGAATCCTTCATTCCGCTGGAAAAACTGCGCCGGGCCTGTCCGTGCGCTGGATGCAAAGGGGAGATGGACGTATTGGGCAACCTTTACAAGGGCCCGGATATTGCCTTGCGTCCCGAGTCGTTCCGGCTGCGGCGCATCACGCCGGTTGGCACCTACGCCCTCCAGCCGTCGTGGGAAGACGGGCACAACAGCGGCATTTACTCGTATGATTATCTTGCCCGCGTGGCGGATGCCTGAAGCGGGTGAACAAAAAACCGCTGCTGGGATGACCAGCAGCGGTGTGAGAGTTTGCCGATGGAGGTTTACTTGACGGTCGAACCGTCGCGCTTGCTCCAATCGTAGGGCTTGCCACTGTCCCAAGCGCTCCAGTCGGGTTCGCCGGAGTCG is part of the Verrucomicrobiia bacterium genome and encodes:
- a CDS encoding Nramp family divalent metal transporter, coding for MNGNKPAKPVAETGWRSSRETPSLPEVHRSVLVPARFNFWRKLLAFSGPGYLVAVGYMDPGNWATDLAGGSRFGYTLLSVILLSNLMAIVLQSLAARLGIATGRDLAQACRDHYSRPVTHVLWLLCEIAICACDLAEVIGSAVALNLLFGLPLAWGCVITAFDVMAVMYLQNKGFRWVEAFVITLILVIGGCFAVDLILSRPSLSGILGGFVPRLEVIKNPEMLYIAIGILGATVMPHNLYLHSSIVQTRKYEQNASGKREAIRFATLDSTIALMFALFINAAILILAAAAFHRTGQQVEEIQDAYKLLAPTLGTTVASILFALALLASGQNSTLTGTLAGQIVMEGFLQIRLRPWLRRLITRAIAIIPAVVVTAISGEAGTAKLLVFSQVILSLQLSFAVIPLVLFTSDRRKMGEFVIPAGLKMLAWLIAAVIVILNLKLLADEFGIITWLAGK
- a CDS encoding metal-dependent transcriptional regulator; the encoded protein is MRTEAVEDYLKAIFLVEADQGEATTVLLAERLDVSAPSVTGMLKKLAELKLVKHAPYHGVVLTTAGRKIALEIIRHHRLLELYLAEALGYSWDKVHAEAEKLEHHISEEFEDKIAALLGHPETDPHGDPIPAKDGTLPRQTTLRLAEAGEGECVVVSRVMAQDSLQLTYLASLGIRPTACIEVIGKAPFEGPLHLRVGSKEHHVAFNLARQICVAHADSPDEAAR
- a CDS encoding DUF971 domain-containing protein, whose product is MWRWNCPVVRGGRLGQDGRVKLVDVQQVGNELAIKWADGTESFIPLEKLRRACPCAGCKGEMDVLGNLYKGPDIALRPESFRLRRITPVGTYALQPSWEDGHNSGIYSYDYLARVADA